In Streptomyces sp. SN-593, a single genomic region encodes these proteins:
- a CDS encoding DUF6328 family protein produces MNASDRQPPQDAGRHESAEERADRRWGDLLQELRVAQTGVQILFGFLLTVVFQPRFTSLSDTDRHIYVATVVLGAATTGALVGPVAMHRLLTGRRLKPETVTLASRLTLLGLCLLLCTMTSSLLLVLRVAIHDPGAAWLVGVLVAWFVLCWIVLPLWARHRSEDPKH; encoded by the coding sequence ATGAACGCCTCCGACCGGCAGCCGCCCCAGGACGCCGGGCGGCACGAGAGCGCGGAGGAGCGCGCCGACCGCAGGTGGGGTGACCTCCTCCAGGAGCTGCGCGTCGCCCAGACCGGCGTGCAGATCCTCTTCGGCTTCCTGCTCACCGTGGTCTTCCAGCCGCGCTTCACCTCGCTGTCCGACACCGACCGGCACATCTACGTGGCCACGGTCGTGCTGGGCGCCGCCACCACCGGCGCCCTCGTCGGACCGGTCGCCATGCACCGCCTCCTCACCGGGCGGCGGCTGAAACCGGAGACGGTCACGCTCGCCTCGCGGCTGACCCTGCTGGGCCTGTGCCTCCTGCTGTGCACCATGACGTCGTCGCTCCTGCTGGTGCTGCGCGTCGCGATCCACGACCCGGGCGCCGCGTGGCTGGTCGGCGTGCTCGTCGCCTGGTTCGTCCTGTGCTGGATCGTGCTGCCGCTGTGGGCCCGGCACCGCAGCGAGGACCCGAAGCACTGA